The genomic region AAAATAACCATCATTTTCTATTGTTTTTATTTGAACTATATGACAAGGTTTTACTTCTAAAATTGTACATGATACGTTTTTTCCATTTAGTAGAAAAAAACTACTCATTCCTATATTTTTTCCTATTAATCCAGACATACTTTTATACTTTGATCTCTGCTTCTACCCCGCTAGGTAACTCCAATTTCATTAATGCATCTACTGTTTTTGATGAAGCATTATGAATTTGTAAAAGTCTTTTATGAGTAGGAAGAAAAAATTGTTCTCTTGATTTTTTGTTTACATGAGGAGAACGTAATACCGTAAATATTTTTCTTTCAGTAGGCAAAGGAACTGGCCCATTCAATATTACTCCTGTAGGAAGGACTGAATTTACAATTCTTTCGGCCGATTTATCTAATAAATTATAATCATAAGATTTTAATTTAATTTTTATATCATGACCCATAGTATATCAATTTTATTCTACTATTATTTTTTATTTCGATTTTTATTTTCAATAGCTATATTATTTATTACATTTTCAGGAACTTTTTCATAATGAGAAAATTCCATAACAGATGTTCCTCTACCAGACGAAAGTGTTCGTAATACGGTAACATACCCAAACATTTCTGATAATGGAACCAAAGCTTGAATTATTTTTATATTATTTCTACTGTTCATATTTTGTACAACACCTCTTCTACGATTTAAATCACCTATAATATCTCCCATATTTTCTTCTGGAATTAAAACTTCTAATTTCATAATGGGTTCTAATAAAATGGGTTTAGCTTTTTTGGATGCTTCTCTAAAACCCAATTTACCAGCTAACTCAAAAGATAATTGATCAGAATCAACCGAATGATAGGATCCATCTAATATGGTA from Blattabacterium cuenoti harbors:
- the rpsJ gene encoding 30S ribosomal protein S10; protein product: MGHDIKIKLKSYDYNLLDKSAERIVNSVLPTGVILNGPVPLPTERKIFTVLRSPHVNKKSREQFFLPTHKRLLQIHNASSKTVDALMKLELPSGVEAEIKV